The Pseudodesulfovibrio cashew genomic sequence CCGAGCAGATCAAGATTCACATCGGCTCCGCCTATCCCCTGGGGGATCAGGAGCCGGTCATCGAGGTCAAGGGCCGCGATCTGGTCACGGGTATCCCGCAGAACCGGCCCATCACCGCCGAGGAGGTCCGCGAGGCCATCAGCGAGCAGGTTGAGGGCATTGTCCAGGGCGTGCGCATTGCATTGGAGCAGACCCCGCCTGAACTGGCGGCGGACATCGTCGACCGGGGCATCGTGCTCACCGGCGGCGGAGCGCTGCTCAAGGGATTGGATCAGCTTCTCCAGCATGAGACGCAACTCCCCATTACCGTGGTGGAGGACCCGCTTACCGCGGTCGTGCTCGGCTCGGGCAAGGCGCTGGACAACATCGATCTCTACAAGGATATCACCACCGACTAGTTTGGCATTGCCCATGACCAACAAACGGTTGTCCCCAGGCGCACGATTGCAGGTCAAACGCAATCGTGCGCCTTTTGACGCCGCAGGAACGCAATAGTGACCAGGCCCAAGAAAATCGCAGCCGTCTTCGTCGCAGGACTCTTCGTGTACCTGTCCATGTATACATGGAACCTGCGCACGGGGCATCTTGATGCCCTGTCCAGCTATACGGGGCTGGACATATCGGGATTTCTCCTGCGGCCCGGCCTGTGGGTCAAGGAGAGCGTGACCGGGTTCTGGGAGCGATACGTCTACCTGGTGGACCTCAAACGCAAGAACGATGAACTCGTCGCTTCGGTGGCCGGGCTCAAACGTGAGAATCTGCTCCTGCGGGATAAGGCCGAAGCCTCGGAACGCCTGGAGCGGATGCTGGGATTCCGTCCTCCCGAAGGGTGGGACTTCAGCGGCGCTCGGATCATCGCCCATCGCATGGGGCCCGCAGGGGTGCTCGACACCATGACCGTGGATCAGGGCAGCCTGGACGGGGCGGAGCGGGATATGCCCGCCGTCACCCTTGACGGCGTGGCCGGACGCGTTCTGGAGACGGGAGCCAAGACTTCCATTTTACTGCTGCTGACCGACCCCAACTCCCACATCGCGGTCCTGGGCGAGAGCAACCGGTCCCCGGGCATGCTCACCGGACAGGGTTACGGCCAGCCGCTCAAGCTGCGTTTCGTCAATCTCAACGCCAGCATCGACCCCGGCGAGATTCTGGTTTCCTCCGGGCTTTCCGGCATCTACCCCAAAGGGCTGCCCGTGGCACGGGTGACCAAGGTCCAGCGTTCGGATATCTCGCTGTTTCTTTCGGTCGAGGCCGAGCCGTTGGTGGATGTCTCCAAACAGGAGGAGGTCCTCCTGCTTGAGCGCAGAACCGATGACGGCGAACCCGAGCTGGTCAACGAAAATGGCAACGGCGGCGGAGAGAGCGGGGAAGGAGATGCCGGTGCCGAGTAGATTCTCCGCCATCCTCTGGTGGGCCGTGTACACAGTGCTCGGAGTCTGGGCCCAGCGGTTCGTGCCCGGCGTGGATTTTCTCGCTCCGGGCATCGTGCTTTCCATGCAGCGTAACGGTCCCTCCGGCACCTTCTGGCTGGCTCTTTCCTGGGTTCTGCTCCAGGAGGGCATGGGCAACCTGCCCTTCGGCTACGGCGTGGCCTGGTACGGCATGCTCGTGATTTTCTACATCATGGGGCGGTGGCTCTTCGAGGCCCGCTCCTTCCTGTTCATGTGCCTGCTCGGTCTCGGCCTGGGGCTGCTCCATCCTGTCCTGGCCTACAGCCTGGCGCGGTTGGCCAACCTGGCCGTGGATCTACGTGTTGCGGCTCTGGAGGGTGCGGTTCAGGCCGCGATCTTCCCCATGGTATGGGTCCTGGCGGAAACCGCTTTCCCCCGGAGGGTGCGGCAGCATGTCGGATCTCTATAACCAGGCCGCCCAGCAACCTCCTCGCACCGGACTTTTCCTGCTCCAGGCTCTGATCCTGGGCGTGTTCTGCCTCTTCTCGGTCCGGCTCTGGTATCTCCAGATCCATCAGGGCGAAGATTTCGCCCGCCGCGCCATTGAAAACCAGCTTCGCCAGGAGTCGGTGTTTTCTCCCAGAGGACTCATTCGTGACCGTAACGGCGAGTTGCTGGCAGTAAACGAGCCCGCCTACGCCCTGGGACTCATCCGTGAGGACTGTCCGGACATCGACAAGACCCTGCACCAGGTGGCCGCCTGGACAGGCGCGGACTTCGAATCGCTCAAGGCCGTGTACGCGAAAAAGAGAAAGCGGGTGAAACCCTTCGAGCCTCTTACCCTGGTGCCGGACCTGTCTTTCGGCCAGGTCGCCCTCATCGATGCCAACAAGCTGCGCTGGCCCGGGCTGGAGGTCCAGGTCAGGCCTCGCCGCCGCTACCTTTACGGTAAACTCCTGGCCCACGTGCTCGGGTACGTGGCCGAGGCCAACGAGGAAGAGCTGGGCAAGGAGCCCGAGCTGGCCCTGGGCGACAATGTGGGCAAGCAGGGTATCGAGTACATGCTCGAGGACCGCATGCGCGGGGTCAAAGGGCTGGTCCAGTACGAAGTGGACGTCAACGGCAGACGGCTGCAGGAGCGCGTTCTCAAACACCCCCGCGCCGGACACGAAATTTCCCTGTCCATCGATCTCGGCCTCCAGAAGGTGGCCATGGACTGGCTGGCTGAAGAGGCAGGCGGCGTGGCGGTCATCGACGCCGATACCGGCCAGCTCTGGGCGCTGGCCACTTCCCCGTCCTACGACTCCAACGATTTTACGGTCGGGCTTTCGTCCAAGCAGTGGGCCGCGCTGCGCGACGATCCGCTCCACCCCATGCAGAACCGCGTCATTCAGTCCGTGTACCCGCCAGGATCGGTCTTCAAGCATGTGGTCGCCGGGGCAGGACTCCACTACGGGGCCATCGACCCTTATGAAACCGTGGTCTGCAACGGCGCGGTACGGCTCGGCAAGCATATCTTCCGCTGTTGGCGCAAGGGCGGCCACGGCAAGGTCGACATGGAAAAGGCCCTGGTCCAGTCCTGTGACGTCTATTTCTACAAGCTCGGCAAGAAACTCTCCGTGGACCGCATGTCCGAGTTCGCCCAGGCCTGCGGTTTCGGCGAGAAAACCGGTATCCTGCTGCCGCATGAGAAGGGGGGGAACATCCCCACCCGCGAGTGGAAGCGGAAGCGGTTCGGCGAGGCCTGGCAGGGGGGCGACAACCTGAATATGGCCATCGGCCAGGGCTACACCCTGGTCACCCCGCTTCAGGTGGCCCGCTTCTTCGCCGGCGTCCTTAACGGCGGCAAGCTGCTCAAGCCGCTGCTGCTCAAGGACGAGAAGACCGAGGTGCAGGGAAAGATCCCGCTGACTGGCAGCCAGCTTGCACGGCTCAGGAATGCCCTGATCGAGACAGTGAACGACGACCACGGCACCTGCCGCCGCATCCGCACCAAGGGCGTGGCCGTTGGCGGCAAGACCGGCACGGCCCAGGTGGTGCGGCTGACCGATGAACTCAAGGCCCTCAAGGACGACGAGATTCCCTACCGCTTCAGGGATCACGGATGGATGGCTGCCATCGCGGAAAAGGACGGCAGACGTTTCGCCATCGCCGTTCTCGTGGAGCACGGCTTGCACGGCGGGTCCGGCGCGGGTCCGGTAGTCAAGGCGGTCATCGACTACCTGTTCCAGAACGAGGTCCACAAGAACCCCGAGGCCCGCAAGGCAAAGGCGCGCGCCGCCAAGCTGATAAAGCTTCCCGCCAAACCCAAGCCGAAATCAAAGCCCAAATCCAAATCCGCGGGAGGCGCGCATGCCAATTGACCGGCGGTTGCTTTTCTACATCAACTGGCCCCTGCTCGGAGCGGCGATCATCCTCTTTCTGCTCGGGGTGCTCAATCTTTACTCCGCCTCCGGCTATCGGCTTGAGGAGGGCATGAGCGTGGCCCCCTTCTTTCAGAAACAGCTTATCTGGGGGCTGATGGGCATGGCGGGGATGCTCGTTTTCATGTTCTTCGACTACCGGCATCTGAAAACACTGGCCTGGCCTCTGTTCTGGGTTACGGTCCTGCTGCTCGTGGCTGTGTTTTTCATGGGCAAGACCAT encodes the following:
- the mreC gene encoding rod shape-determining protein MreC; this translates as MTRPKKIAAVFVAGLFVYLSMYTWNLRTGHLDALSSYTGLDISGFLLRPGLWVKESVTGFWERYVYLVDLKRKNDELVASVAGLKRENLLLRDKAEASERLERMLGFRPPEGWDFSGARIIAHRMGPAGVLDTMTVDQGSLDGAERDMPAVTLDGVAGRVLETGAKTSILLLLTDPNSHIAVLGESNRSPGMLTGQGYGQPLKLRFVNLNASIDPGEILVSSGLSGIYPKGLPVARVTKVQRSDISLFLSVEAEPLVDVSKQEEVLLLERRTDDGEPELVNENGNGGGESGEGDAGAE
- the mrdA gene encoding penicillin-binding protein 2, producing the protein MSDLYNQAAQQPPRTGLFLLQALILGVFCLFSVRLWYLQIHQGEDFARRAIENQLRQESVFSPRGLIRDRNGELLAVNEPAYALGLIREDCPDIDKTLHQVAAWTGADFESLKAVYAKKRKRVKPFEPLTLVPDLSFGQVALIDANKLRWPGLEVQVRPRRRYLYGKLLAHVLGYVAEANEEELGKEPELALGDNVGKQGIEYMLEDRMRGVKGLVQYEVDVNGRRLQERVLKHPRAGHEISLSIDLGLQKVAMDWLAEEAGGVAVIDADTGQLWALATSPSYDSNDFTVGLSSKQWAALRDDPLHPMQNRVIQSVYPPGSVFKHVVAGAGLHYGAIDPYETVVCNGAVRLGKHIFRCWRKGGHGKVDMEKALVQSCDVYFYKLGKKLSVDRMSEFAQACGFGEKTGILLPHEKGGNIPTREWKRKRFGEAWQGGDNLNMAIGQGYTLVTPLQVARFFAGVLNGGKLLKPLLLKDEKTEVQGKIPLTGSQLARLRNALIETVNDDHGTCRRIRTKGVAVGGKTGTAQVVRLTDELKALKDDEIPYRFRDHGWMAAIAEKDGRRFAIAVLVEHGLHGGSGAGPVVKAVIDYLFQNEVHKNPEARKAKARAAKLIKLPAKPKPKSKPKSKSAGGAHAN